From the Comamonas odontotermitis genome, one window contains:
- a CDS encoding RHS repeat-associated core domain-containing protein, with amino-acid sequence MYIDTDGGANSGITGCSATVQDASGSQSLSGIDYQVHIDTTQDTTGATVNAVTLASCSNNAWGSPAPVESGARKLASTTAAGKITEHIEAAIPMAQLGVKPGQYLTLNVGASGDYLISPVSGQGNGSIGLTVPNPQTSSATPVPLMSAALIAALAAAMAVAGWWGIKTGRIKGNAVVAICTIVLASSALVTGVVSAANALSKLSIHDTSISDWAGISALATDPQGDNVLNTPDLMALYGAISDGQFFIRIDANAGRTDGGPVDPVNPDPLGLKNPTLSVTHAQQLEVAKPWSLQVEAKDADGKPLSVSVVRSSKTPGALAASGSNPAQLNWTPTSVDVGEHLITLSTTDGQGRTTTQSLLLSVTNPADIPADPAKEATTLQLGTPFAQSSEFLYKGPNPTQKAIDPTVISPEKAIVLRGKVTDRNGNPLPGVTVSVWGHPEFGHTQTRSDGWFDMAANGLGMMVLEYSKPGYMKAQRKLDTNWRDFNIAEEVALITLDSRATAIALGSEQWQVGMGSTTNDTRGQRTALALFPPNTQAQLKLADGSTQPLPQLTFRATEYTMGETGPNAMPGMLPISVGYTYAVELSSDEAIAAGAKSVQLSQPIPLYLENFLEFPIGETVPLGWYDYEQATWIGSENGRVISILSIDAGKATVQVSKEARPATPDELSSLGLSDQELAVLGQIYPAGKKLWRTRISHFTPWDLNQPYGPPNDADGPPEPPADPDDDTCKSGQDCCAKAGCDIFQDRSLGQGIAIPGSPFNLYYDSRKTSAASYRVPLLKKDKPVPASLKKIKVRADIAGQRLEHTAYGPFQEGAFWDFEWNGKDAYGRFMPQGAKAQIGVQHVYPLVYYASGAGAGSAFSALSSRAGGGVGMSRDSGNTEFYATMSWTTFLKNDSPDVFVSNAGGWVLTGLKYYDKSNGRLYTGGQQPEIAKVSLQDFAKVAKLENLQPGNYFSKFIASKSGGFYSIASSNGANNDNLIYKISTSGSYELIAGIENQMGYSGDGGLAKNALFNRVRNIVEGIDGSIYLADQDGTVVRVIETSGTVRTLNIKYATSGKLDIQKFAIDADNNIFYTDVNLKLNQIASNGERTSLAIQDLGYIYDVKNDNRGGIWIFSNSNAYKISYISPGGSIKLMAGGGTGVDDGFGVGLEINFSESMVPDNEGGLYFYDSKRGYYRYINNSGMVGTTGIKDKFFLNSAKELWRIDNYIYKQTGKLPGYANGDSYVLRDDGLFADVFDLNGKIKSTVNAFSGASIIEYGYNGDHIASVKTADGDTALINRDGSGRITSIRGFDDQVTTFSYDAMGMLSKVSLPGGGVHQMAYGTDLVSQKRLASYTDPNGNTDKFGWSDGRLAWNKDAAGGGWSLGTAEEDFAGQKRKFNILTSAEGRVFKYSQPLQQYYSSEKIIINPDGLVKKWTSSPYYSNNFSTTYENGLRHSLSDYSSRGYGADGYNSSSNTKDEYIYFAGSFDSIYNRVNVSSNIGSGVWSASWNENGISSKIDYRNGYLELTGPLGEKAYASVDDQMRPTSVTPTDGASVSIERDGKGRPTRIQSDGYSSVQDQTPVSSTRFAQMAYHTAGNGKGQLASITNALGQESKFEYDAKGQLTNSAGPDGRSVEYRYDPVGNMTSLRTPAGVEHRFSWNAINNPASYDIASKATTWAYNLDRELTKITRPGGQSIAITYDLGGRPSSIQHGQGTTNITYDNVGAPTSIALGSNKIDIDYTNVIPSGTRWSGDINGSVQRNLNRSILATKIDITAGSSAYSLPFEYDALKRVSKFGDLSIGRKADGRLSTTSFKKYASTYHYNSFMEVGRASHVAPGSIFIPNKQADLVALASKASLLTAAVLPEVIKQDNCSSSGWWDTTDGIRWVPDDKYLDADTRSQYLTQYGSPVTREPNYCVELVRNELESIEVWIAQDGASLAGIQQALSSLEGRLKGGPCLITGWDYLPCTSFVSPAIQVIFDEMNALLNAMLANTSTYGFAAQFDYERDDIGRITAQKEQLIGGQSTYQYSYDNSGRLVSYTKDGTQTTWSFDANGNRTHENGTPIATYDTEDRLLTWKGNTYQYNDAGDLLSKTTAAGKTDYVYDSLGNLRSVKLADNTSIEYIIDPTNRRIGKRTNGVLQYGLLYLDSLRPIAQLDAAGAIKSVFLYGDNLNSPSGMQRDGKQYKFISDHLGSVRLVIDTQTGEVKQRLDYDVWGNVTEDTNPNFQPFGFAGGLYDPDTGLTRFGARDYDAETGRWTAKDPILFKGGDTNLYGYVLQDSVNNTDPLGLFTSDQHIGLTIEALWSCGFSAEYVRSLGYASAAGDWMPSWNESQSLGSASWHAMGSNSITGNPAKIASTFVAEQMKIGTTESIGRAIHVVQDQAAGGHEGYQQYHGRFELDHFLMDIFPSKKSRENAISNTRNLFENCGCKK; translated from the coding sequence TTGTATATTGATACGGACGGTGGCGCAAATAGTGGCATTACTGGGTGCTCTGCCACGGTTCAGGATGCCTCGGGTTCGCAAAGCCTCTCCGGCATTGACTACCAGGTCCATATCGACACCACCCAGGACACAACGGGTGCAACCGTCAACGCAGTTACCCTTGCCTCCTGCAGCAACAATGCCTGGGGCAGCCCCGCTCCGGTAGAGTCCGGCGCCCGCAAGCTCGCCAGCACAACAGCGGCAGGAAAAATCACCGAGCACATTGAAGCGGCCATTCCCATGGCGCAACTGGGCGTCAAGCCAGGCCAGTACCTGACGCTCAATGTAGGTGCTTCGGGCGATTACCTCATCAGCCCTGTCAGCGGGCAGGGGAATGGCTCCATCGGTCTCACGGTTCCAAACCCTCAAACCAGCAGCGCCACGCCAGTGCCACTGATGAGCGCCGCACTCATTGCGGCACTTGCCGCCGCCATGGCTGTGGCTGGCTGGTGGGGCATCAAAACAGGCCGCATCAAAGGCAATGCTGTTGTGGCGATCTGCACCATCGTGCTGGCATCTTCTGCCTTGGTCACCGGCGTTGTCAGTGCGGCCAATGCACTCTCCAAACTCAGCATCCACGACACCAGCATTTCGGACTGGGCCGGTATATCGGCACTCGCCACTGACCCCCAAGGTGACAATGTTCTCAACACCCCGGATCTGATGGCCCTCTACGGCGCGATCAGCGATGGACAGTTCTTCATCCGAATCGACGCCAATGCAGGGCGCACCGATGGAGGACCTGTTGACCCCGTAAATCCCGATCCCCTGGGGCTCAAAAATCCCACATTGAGTGTTACCCATGCTCAGCAACTGGAAGTCGCAAAGCCGTGGAGCTTGCAGGTCGAAGCCAAAGATGCCGATGGCAAGCCGCTATCCGTCTCGGTGGTTCGCAGTTCTAAAACCCCTGGTGCTTTGGCCGCTTCAGGCAGCAACCCAGCACAGTTGAACTGGACGCCTACATCCGTGGATGTTGGTGAACACCTGATCACATTGTCGACTACCGATGGTCAAGGGCGTACCACGACCCAAAGCTTGCTGCTCTCGGTGACCAACCCAGCAGACATTCCTGCAGACCCCGCCAAAGAGGCGACAACGCTGCAACTGGGAACCCCGTTCGCACAATCGAGCGAATTTCTCTACAAAGGCCCCAATCCGACGCAAAAAGCCATTGACCCTACAGTCATTTCTCCGGAAAAGGCAATCGTCTTGCGTGGCAAAGTCACAGACCGCAATGGCAACCCGCTCCCCGGCGTAACGGTGAGCGTTTGGGGTCATCCAGAATTTGGGCACACCCAAACGCGAAGCGACGGCTGGTTCGACATGGCGGCCAATGGACTGGGCATGATGGTGCTGGAATACAGCAAGCCCGGTTACATGAAAGCGCAACGCAAGCTCGACACCAACTGGAGAGACTTCAATATTGCAGAAGAAGTAGCGCTGATCACTTTGGATAGCCGTGCCACTGCCATTGCTCTTGGTAGCGAGCAGTGGCAAGTAGGAATGGGCTCCACCACAAACGACACGCGTGGGCAACGGACAGCATTGGCCCTTTTCCCACCCAACACCCAGGCCCAACTCAAACTGGCAGATGGAAGCACGCAGCCATTGCCGCAACTGACCTTCCGGGCCACGGAATACACCATGGGCGAAACAGGCCCCAACGCCATGCCTGGCATGCTGCCTATCTCGGTGGGCTACACCTATGCGGTGGAGCTGTCTTCTGATGAAGCCATTGCTGCCGGCGCCAAGTCTGTGCAATTGAGCCAGCCCATACCGCTTTACCTGGAGAATTTTCTGGAATTCCCCATCGGGGAAACGGTTCCCTTGGGATGGTACGACTACGAACAGGCAACCTGGATTGGCTCCGAAAACGGCCGTGTCATCAGCATTTTGAGTATTGATGCAGGCAAAGCCACAGTTCAGGTAAGCAAAGAAGCCCGCCCAGCCACACCTGATGAATTGAGCAGCTTGGGGCTCTCCGATCAGGAGCTGGCTGTGCTTGGACAAATCTATCCCGCAGGCAAGAAACTCTGGCGCACGCGAATCAGCCACTTTACGCCCTGGGACCTGAATCAGCCCTATGGTCCACCCAACGATGCAGATGGCCCGCCCGAGCCTCCAGCTGATCCAGACGACGATACATGCAAGTCTGGCCAGGATTGCTGCGCCAAGGCTGGTTGCGACATCTTCCAGGACCGCTCGCTCGGACAAGGAATCGCCATTCCAGGCTCGCCCTTCAACCTGTATTACGACAGTCGCAAAACCTCTGCTGCCAGCTATCGTGTGCCACTGCTCAAAAAAGACAAGCCTGTGCCAGCGAGCCTGAAAAAGATCAAGGTCCGCGCCGATATTGCGGGCCAACGGTTGGAGCATACGGCCTACGGTCCCTTCCAGGAAGGCGCATTCTGGGATTTCGAATGGAACGGAAAAGATGCCTATGGCCGCTTCATGCCGCAAGGCGCAAAGGCGCAAATTGGTGTGCAGCATGTATACCCCTTGGTCTACTACGCATCAGGCGCAGGTGCAGGTTCGGCGTTTTCCGCACTCTCTTCCCGCGCAGGTGGTGGTGTTGGCATGTCACGAGACTCTGGCAACACAGAGTTTTACGCCACGATGAGCTGGACCACATTTCTCAAGAACGACAGCCCCGACGTATTTGTCAGCAATGCTGGCGGCTGGGTTTTGACCGGACTGAAGTACTACGACAAATCGAATGGACGTCTTTACACCGGAGGGCAGCAGCCAGAAATTGCCAAGGTCAGCCTTCAGGATTTTGCAAAAGTAGCAAAACTAGAAAATCTCCAACCTGGGAATTATTTCTCTAAATTCATTGCCTCAAAAAGTGGTGGGTTCTATAGCATTGCTTCCAGTAATGGTGCAAATAATGATAATTTAATTTATAAAATTTCTACTAGTGGATCGTATGAGCTCATCGCAGGTATCGAAAATCAAATGGGCTATTCCGGTGACGGGGGCCTGGCTAAGAACGCACTTTTTAATCGTGTAAGGAATATTGTTGAGGGAATTGATGGCTCCATCTATCTTGCTGATCAAGATGGAACTGTGGTGAGAGTTATAGAGACATCTGGAACTGTTAGAACACTTAACATTAAGTATGCCACTTCAGGAAAGTTAGATATTCAAAAATTTGCAATCGATGCAGATAACAATATCTTTTATACAGATGTTAATTTAAAATTAAATCAGATAGCCTCGAATGGTGAGCGTACTAGTCTGGCTATTCAGGACTTGGGTTATATCTATGATGTAAAAAATGATAACCGTGGCGGTATCTGGATATTCTCAAATTCAAACGCTTATAAAATATCCTATATAAGCCCTGGTGGATCCATCAAACTGATGGCAGGTGGCGGTACTGGAGTGGACGATGGGTTTGGGGTTGGTCTGGAGATTAATTTTTCTGAGTCTATGGTTCCAGATAATGAAGGGGGTTTGTATTTTTATGACAGTAAAAGAGGCTATTACCGCTACATAAATAACTCCGGGATGGTGGGCACCACTGGCATTAAAGATAAATTCTTCCTCAATTCGGCCAAAGAGCTCTGGCGAATTGATAACTATATTTATAAGCAAACAGGAAAATTGCCGGGCTATGCCAATGGCGACTCTTATGTTCTGCGCGATGACGGGCTGTTTGCCGATGTCTTTGACTTGAATGGCAAGATAAAGTCCACGGTCAATGCTTTCTCAGGTGCATCCATCATTGAATATGGTTATAACGGAGACCATATTGCGTCGGTAAAAACCGCCGATGGTGATACTGCGCTGATCAACCGCGATGGATCAGGACGGATCACTTCCATCCGAGGCTTTGATGACCAAGTCACTACGTTTTCTTATGATGCCATGGGCATGTTGTCCAAGGTCAGCCTTCCTGGTGGGGGCGTGCACCAAATGGCATATGGAACTGATTTGGTGAGTCAGAAGCGGCTGGCATCTTATACAGACCCGAATGGCAATACGGATAAATTCGGCTGGTCTGATGGTCGTCTTGCCTGGAATAAGGATGCGGCAGGAGGTGGTTGGTCGTTAGGAACCGCCGAGGAGGATTTTGCCGGGCAAAAGAGGAAATTCAACATCCTGACAAGTGCTGAAGGCCGTGTATTCAAATACAGCCAACCACTTCAGCAATACTACAGCTCAGAAAAGATCATCATCAATCCTGATGGATTGGTGAAAAAATGGACGTCATCACCGTATTATTCTAATAATTTCTCGACCACGTATGAGAACGGTCTGCGACACAGCTTGAGCGATTACTCTTCAAGAGGATATGGCGCAGATGGATATAATTCCTCGTCCAACACCAAAGATGAGTATATTTATTTTGCAGGCAGTTTTGATTCTATATACAATAGAGTTAATGTGTCTAGCAACATTGGATCTGGGGTATGGAGTGCTTCATGGAATGAGAATGGGATATCAAGCAAGATAGATTATAGGAATGGTTATTTGGAGCTCACAGGGCCGTTGGGAGAGAAGGCCTACGCCTCTGTCGATGACCAAATGCGGCCAACATCCGTCACACCAACGGATGGTGCAAGTGTTTCTATTGAGCGAGATGGCAAGGGACGGCCAACACGAATTCAAAGTGATGGCTATTCGTCAGTGCAAGACCAGACTCCTGTGTCTTCCACCCGTTTTGCGCAAATGGCCTACCACACCGCTGGCAACGGCAAAGGGCAGCTTGCGAGCATCACCAATGCATTGGGACAAGAGAGCAAGTTTGAATACGATGCCAAAGGCCAATTGACCAATTCCGCTGGGCCTGATGGCAGATCGGTTGAATACCGTTATGACCCGGTAGGCAACATGACCAGCCTGCGCACCCCTGCAGGCGTCGAACATCGCTTTTCTTGGAACGCAATCAATAACCCTGCAAGCTACGACATCGCATCGAAGGCCACGACTTGGGCCTACAACCTTGACCGGGAGTTGACGAAAATCACTCGCCCCGGAGGCCAGTCCATTGCCATCACCTACGACCTGGGTGGACGGCCATCTAGCATTCAGCATGGGCAGGGAACCACCAACATCACCTACGACAATGTTGGAGCACCCACATCCATCGCACTTGGAAGCAACAAGATTGATATTGACTACACCAACGTCATCCCAAGTGGAACGCGTTGGTCCGGGGACATCAACGGAAGTGTTCAGAGAAACCTGAACAGAAGCATTCTTGCAACCAAGATCGACATCACGGCGGGCTCATCTGCCTACTCACTGCCCTTTGAATACGACGCGCTTAAAAGGGTCTCCAAGTTTGGAGACTTGAGCATTGGCAGAAAAGCCGACGGCAGGCTGAGTACCACTTCGTTCAAAAAATACGCGTCCACATACCACTACAACAGCTTCATGGAAGTGGGCCGCGCATCGCATGTCGCGCCTGGCTCGATTTTTATACCCAACAAGCAGGCGGACTTGGTCGCCCTTGCATCCAAGGCCAGCTTGTTGACTGCCGCGGTGTTGCCTGAAGTCATCAAGCAAGACAACTGTAGTTCCTCTGGTTGGTGGGACACCACGGACGGTATCCGCTGGGTTCCTGATGACAAGTACCTAGATGCTGATACCCGGAGTCAATACCTGACCCAATACGGCAGTCCCGTCACGCGAGAGCCTAACTATTGTGTGGAGCTGGTTAGGAATGAGCTAGAAAGCATCGAGGTATGGATTGCTCAAGATGGAGCATCGTTGGCTGGAATTCAACAAGCCCTCAGCAGCTTGGAGGGAAGGCTCAAAGGCGGCCCTTGCCTGATCACTGGGTGGGATTATCTGCCCTGTACCAGCTTCGTCAGCCCGGCAATACAGGTGATTTTTGATGAAATGAATGCATTGCTCAACGCAATGCTTGCAAATACATCCACCTATGGTTTTGCTGCCCAGTTTGACTATGAGCGCGACGACATTGGCCGCATCACTGCACAAAAGGAACAGCTCATAGGTGGGCAAAGCACCTACCAATACAGCTACGATAACTCTGGACGCCTTGTCTCTTACACCAAGGATGGTACGCAGACCACATGGTCGTTCGATGCCAATGGCAACCGCACCCATGAAAACGGTACCCCCATTGCCACCTATGACACAGAAGACCGACTGCTTACCTGGAAGGGCAACACCTACCAGTACAACGATGCTGGAGACCTGCTCTCTAAAACCACAGCAGCGGGCAAAACAGACTATGTGTATGACAGCTTGGGCAACCTGCGCAGCGTCAAGCTTGCAGACAACACCAGCATCGAGTACATCATTGATCCAACCAACCGCCGTATAGGCAAACGAACGAACGGAGTGCTGCAGTACGGCCTGCTGTACCTCGACAGCCTGCGGCCCATTGCCCAGCTGGATGCAGCAGGGGCCATCAAGAGCGTCTTTCTGTATGGCGACAACCTCAACTCGCCATCGGGCATGCAGCGTGATGGAAAGCAGTACAAGTTCATCTCCGATCACTTGGGCAGTGTGCGGCTGGTGATTGATACACAGACGGGAGAAGTCAAACAGCGCCTAGACTATGACGTATGGGGCAACGTGACAGAAGACACCAACCCCAATTTCCAGCCCTTTGGGTTTGCTGGAGGGCTGTACGACCCTGATACGGGCCTGACGCGATTCGGGGCTCGGGATTATGACGCGGAGACGGGGAGATGGACTGCGAAGGACCCAATTCTGTTTAAGGGTGGCGATACCAATCTGTATGGGTATGTCTTGCAGGACTCAGTTAATAACACCGATCCTCTCGGATTATTTACCAGTGATCAGCATATTGGTTTAACTATTGAAGCATTATGGTCATGCGGATTTAGTGCGGAATATGTAAGAAGCCTTGGATATGCGTCGGCTGCAGGGGACTGGATGCCAAGTTGGAATGAATCCCAGTCATTAGGGAGCGCTAGTTGGCATGCAATGGGAAGTAACTCCATTACAGGGAATCCTGCAAAAATTGCGTCTACCTTCGTTGCAGAACAGATGAAAATTGGAACTACAGAGAGCATCGGAAGAGCTATACATGTAGTGCAAGATCAAGCAGCAGGTGGACATGAAGGCTATCAGCAGTACCATGGAAGATTTGAGTTGGATCATTTTTTGATGGATATTTTTCCAAGTAAAAAATCGAGAGAAAATGCGATTTCCAACACTAGAAATTTATTTGAAAATTGCGGATGTAAAAAATGA